In Trichoderma breve strain T069 chromosome 4, whole genome shotgun sequence, the following proteins share a genomic window:
- a CDS encoding BTB/POZ domain-containing protein: protein MAAVHGGVDFKTMLRSGQFSDLTLVCEGKEFKIHKVVACPQSPVLSAAVSGEFKESQTGVVQIELFDSETVRRMVEFLYTGNYDCNHPPTPPKQNYTVGSIQDVTPAKSTSGPAPKTTSAALPVPVAAASTPDTLTHVRVNAIADYYGIQGLTLLANQKIQQAYQAKWDAKAFLTSAKEALDNTGDKKLHGMMALLAAQHLEELIASPQLADLVGDFAADILRYHAHKLEASQQEQLQIIRQEQVAAQTRQAEIQAEVQAAEAKTGRVIANIGRVVTMMCERQYCRNNACGEDFGCYIEQVGGTDEPSYVLRCSWCRCRH from the exons ATGGCGGCAGTTCACGGGGGAGTCGATTTTAAGACGATGCTGCGATCGGGGCAGTTTTCTGACTTGACGCTGGTTTGTGAGGGCAAAGAATTCAAAATTCACAAAGTTGTCGCTTGCCCGCAGTCACCCGTGCTTTCTGCCGCCGTCAGTGGAGAGTTCAAG GAGAGCCAGACAGGCGTCGTCCAGATTGAACTCTTCGACAGCGAGACGGTGAGGCGCATGGTTGAGTTTCTCTACACGGGAAATTATGACTGCAACCACCCCCCAACCCCCCCAAAGCAGAATTACACAG tTGGCAGTATTCAAGATGTTACACCTGCTAAAAGTACAAGCGGTCCAGCCCCAAAGACAACAAGCGCAGCCCTCCCAgtgcctgttgctgctgcaagcacTCCAGACACGTTGACTCATGTGCGAGTGAATGCAATTGCGGATTACTACGGTATTCAAGGTCTCACGCTGCTTGCCAACCAAAAGATTCAGCAGGCATACCAGGCCAAGTGGGATGCTAAGGCTTTCCTAACTTCAGCAAAGGAGGCTCTCGACAACACTGGTGACAAAAAGCTGCATGGCATGATGGCACTTCTGGCGGCGCAGCATCTAGAAGAGCTGATTGCTTCCCCCCAGCTGGCCGACTTGGTTGGCGACTTTGCTGCCGACATCCTGCGCTACCATGCCCATAAATTGGAAGCATCTCAACAAGAGCAACTTCAAATTATCCGCCAGGAGCAAGTAGCAGCCCAGACACGACAGGCAGAGATCCAGGCAGAGGTCCAGGCTGCCGAAGCCAAGACTGGCCGCGTCATTGCGAATATCGGCAGAGTGGTTACTATGATGTGCGAGAGGCAATATTGTCGGAACAATGCCTGTGGAGAGGATTTTGGCTGCTATATTGAGCAAGTTGGCGGCACAGATGAGCCCTCGTATGTTCTTCGGTGTTCTTGGTGTCGGTGCAGGCATTAA